The nucleotide sequence ATCCTCCGTTTATTTATGCTTATAACTTTTATGGAGATATTGTAAGAAAAAAAGCTGCATATTATTCTTTAGGAATGGCAAAGCCGAATGAAATACACCTAACATTGGCAACTTTACTTACAGAAAACAAACGATTAAAAAAATATGGTTTTACAAAGCCGGAACTTGAGAGAGCAAAAGCAGAATACTTAATAAAAACAAAAAAACAATTTAATGAACGAGATAAAACAAACTCCGGAGATTATGTTTGGCAATATTTCAGTCATTTTCTGAACAATGAACCCGCACCCGGAATAGAGTATGATTTCGAATTTACAAAAAAAACTCTCCCGAACATTAAGCTTGAAGAGGTTAACTTACTTGCACAAAAATGGATAACAGAAGACAATATGGTTATTACCGTTACAGGTCCCGAAATTGAAGGTAAAGAATTATTCTCAGAGCAAGAAATAAAAGAAATAATACAAAAAATAAAATCAAGACCTGTTGAAAAATACGAAGAAACAGTATCGGATGAACCTTTAATTAAAAACATCCCGAAACCGACCAAGGTTATAAGCAACAAAACAAAAAACGGGGTAACAGAAATAAAGTATAAAAACGGAGTAACTGTCGTAATAAAACCGACAGACTTTAAAGATGACGAAATTTTAATGACAGCATTCAGTTTTGGCGGCTACTCGTTGGTTGACGACAATGATGTTCCTTCTGCAATTATGGCAAATAATATTATTCCCATGGGAGGTGTAGGCGAATTTTCGAATATTGAACTGAATAAAAAACTTGCCGGAAAAATTGTCAGGGTAAGCCCGTTTATTGATGAAAACGATGAGGGTTTTACAGGAAATTCAACACCTGCCGATTTTGAAACAATGCTGCAATTAACATATCTGTATTTTACAAGCCCCCGAAAAGACAAAACAGCATACTCTGCTTTTATGCAAAGAATGAATGCCTGGCTCGAAAATAAAAATTTAGACCCTAATTCTCGATTTAAAGACACAATTTCTGTTACAATGGCAAACAACCACAAAAGAGTTATTCCCTTTAACAAAGAAATGTTGAGCAAAGTTGATTATGAAAAACTATTCAGCATTTATCAAGACAGATTTAAAGATGCTAATGACTTTGTTTTTATTTTTGTCGGAAACATTGACATAGAGAAAACAAAACCGATAATCGACTCATATATTGGAAGCTTGCCATCGAGCGGAAGAATTGAAACATATAAAGATAACAATATCAGATACCCTAAAGGAATTGTTAAGAAAGAACTTAACCCAAAGTTAGAAGTTGATAAAAGCACCGTATTTGTCGATTATTCCGGGGAATATAAATACACTCCCGAAAACAACATGAATCTTTCGGCATTGAAATATATTTTAAGTTTAAGATACATTGAAACTATCAGAGAAAAAGAGGGTGGCTCATACGGAGTAAGAGTAAGTAAAGTCAGCAACCATTTTCCTTACGGAAACTACCAATTAAAAATGAAGTTTGATTGTGCTCCTGAAAAATCAAAGTATTTAACATCAATTATTTACAGAGAAATCGAAAAAATAAAAAAAGATGGACCGACAGAAGCCGATGTTAAAAAAACAATTGAATATTTTAAAAAAACTCGTGAAGAGCAATTAAGAGAAAACAACTTTTGGAAATCAGCTTTATTACACGAGTATTATCACGGATATAGCCTTGCTGACAAAGCAAATTTCGACAAATTATTGGGAAAACTTAATGTGAAAAGCATTAAAAAAACTGCAAATAATTTCTTAAATGAAGATAATATTGTTCAAATTGTAATGATGCCGAAGGAATAAGCCTGTTTTGCGAGTACGGCCGCCTCCCGAGTCGACTTGAAACGGGAGGCGGCTTTGCCTTGTCATACAAACAGAAACTAATTGTTATAACCGCCTTGTCGAAACAACCGGAATCTTATAAGCCCGAATATTCCCGTCTAAATTAAACACTTTAAAATAAATTAAATATGTTCCGGAAGGAGCAAGTCTTCCGTTGTCATACAATCCGTCCCAAACAATTGTTCCCTCTGTTGAGAGCAAAAGATTATTTGCCAACTGTCTTACCTGTCTTCCGTTAGCATCAAATATAATGACAGTGGCAACATATCCGGGGCTTTCAAATTTGTAATTAATATTTGCATAATCTTCAAACCCGTCATTATCCGGAGAAAAAATATACGGCTCTGCCGTTACGGGATTTTCTCCCGGATTTACGTCTTCGCTGTATTGTGAGTTCTTGTACGCCGGAGTGGCAAAACCCACATATTCCGATGCTGAATGCCAGTTTGAAATATCTTGTGTCGGCTTATCATAATTAACTCTTTCCAGAGAAACTCCCTTTTCACTGTCTAAAAGACTAAAGTGCATATCTTCATTATAGTCAAACCGGTCAATTATTGTGTCATTTTTGTATAAAACCAAAACAGTTCCGAAATCACTCGGTAAAGTCGGAATGTCCGGTATTTCTATGATATTTTCTTGATCTTGGCTCATATAAAAAGACGAAACGCCCTCTTTGCTTTCGGTAAAAGCAAGGTAAGTTCCCGGTTCAAAATACAGGTTTGTTTCTGAAAGAGGAGAAATCGAAATTATGCTGTCTGTTATGTCTTTGTCATAAGTTGCTATCTGAATGTTAATCAAATCAATTCTTTTCTCTGATCTGTTATAAAGTTCTACAAAATCATTTCCGCCGGTATTCGGATAAAAAAGGACTTCATTAATTGCAATATCATCTTTTTGAGGTGTATAATATGAAAACATCATATTCGCAGTGACCATCGTGTTTCCGTTTATATCTTTTACTCCGGATATGTTTAAGGTTATATCTTCTCCCTGCGGAAAAGCATTTGTAAAAAACATATAAACTACGGAGGTATCAACATTATCTCTTGTAATGAATTCCGGACTCCCGACACCTTTATCTGCAAAATAGTTCAAAACATTTGTTCCGTCGGGCAAACCAACGGTTTCCGAAAATTTAATTTTTAACTTATTTTCATCCTGTGTCCACAGATCCACAGGGTAAATTAAAAAATATGTGAAATTAAAACCGGTTGCCTGTATCGTATTTCCGCAATTGTCTTTTATACCCTCAACAAGCAAAGTATTTTCTATTTCGGAAGTAAATTGTGTGTTAAAGAAAAGGTGAACCCGGGTTCTGTCTTCTCCGTCAACAAATGCAATCGTCGGATTTTCAATGCCGTTGTTTATAGAAAAATTCAAGGTGTCTCCTCCGCTTTCATAACTGATATTATCATCAAATTCAAGTAATAAATAATTCGAAGACAAAACTTGTACATTTACAAGTTCCGGGGCAATGTTATCGGGGTTATCTCCAAAAACAGAGTTTTGCCTTCCCGGGGTTCCTCCCCAAACATCCTTTGTTGCTGTCCAGTTATCGTCTTCTCCGCAAAAATTGAACGGATCAATTCGTTCAATAGAATATCCCCCTCCGTCTTTTTCGTCATCATCATACCATTCTTTGGAATATGTAATATCTTCTATAACTGTGTTATTGTTATCCCGAATAACAATCCTTTTTCCCGATGTTGTTAAGTCAAAAGATGTAATACCGACAGGCATTCCGTAAGGAGAAAAATCTGATTCAAAGCCCGGTCTGCAAATGATTGCATAACTTCCTGCCGGAATTATTGAATCGGGAAAACTTTTTACCGTATATCCCTCTATTTCAATTGTCCAACCGGAGAGGTCTATATCATACGGTGTATGATTATAAAGCTCAAGGTATTCAAGAGCGGGCAAGGCTGCCGGAGCGGGGTTTACATCACACATAATTTCATTTATGACGATATCATAAGGCAAAGTTTCGTGGAATGAAAAGCTCAGGTTTGTCGGATTAATAATGTTGCCGTATGTATCTTGAACACTGTTAACGGTAAGAGTATATGCCAAATCAACCTGAAAAGATGTTGTAAACGAAAGGTGAACCAGCTTACCATTTGTTCCGTCAACGAATGCACTTGCAGGGCTGCCGATTCCGTTATTTACGGAATAATTTAAAAGCGTTTCTGCACTTGCAACATCAACAACTTTATTAAAAGTAACATCAAGTTCTGTTGCAGAAACCGGGAATATGTTTATTGCTGCAATTTGATAATAAATAAATGCTCCTATAGAGTTAGTTGTTGCATTTCCGTTTAAATCTTCAACATTATTTACCGTAAGGGTATATTCGTTGTTATCAACAAATGTTCCTGAAAATGTTAATTCAACTTGTTTGTTATCAGTCGTGCTTAGAACCGCTCCTGTGGGAGAGTCTATTCCTCCGTCAACAGAATAGTTTGAAATGTTTTCTGCCGTTGTCTGCAAAAGACCTTCATTAAATTCAACAAGAATTGTGTTGTTTGAAACTGCATTAATACTTGTTACTTGGGGAGCTTCCGTATCCGGCGGTCCGACAATTGAAAAGTCATCAAACCAAAACCCCCCGGCTCTTGTTAATGTATATTCAAAGAAGGGTCCTGTATAAAAAGCGTTAATGTGGGTGTTGTCTGTTGCCGTTCCCCCAGACAATAAATTATCAAACCCTCCGGTTTCATCATAAAACAATTCCCAGCCACCGGATGCCGTTCGTGTTACCTTAATTCCAATTGTAGCAGATGTCGGCCAAACATAAGGTGTTTGAATCAGCACGGAAAAAACACCGTTTGTTACTTTCCATAAAGAAAGGATGTCATCCGTACCGGACATATTAACTCCCACAACATAACCGTTCAAACTTGATGTTAAATCAGAATTATCTGCAAAAAGATAAACGCCGAAATAATTGCTGCCGGAGGGATTCCATGCACCGTTTTTAAAATTAAATTGCCAAACCGTTTCTCCGTTTCCAATTGTTATACCGGAAAAGGGTGTTGTAACATAGCTTATTCCGGCAACAGAACTTAAATTATGCTTCAAAGAATAAACCCCGTTAATCGGTGTGTCGGTTGATGCTGCCCAGTGCCCCGTTACATTTTCTGCCCATCCGTTAAGGTTTCCGTTTTCAAAATCATCGGCAACTTGAGAAAATAATGTAACAGAAAGAAGTAAAAGAAATAAAAGAAATATATTTTTCATCGTTTTTAAAATAAAGTTCGGAATAGTATTGCTATTTTTGCCAAGGTTTCAAAAATAATACTTTTTGACAGAATAATAAGGAATTTAAAGTTTTTAAAATGAAAATAGCAATAATCGGTATTACCGGAATGGTAGGTCAGGCAATGTTAGAGGTCCTGAAAGAACGAAATTTTCCTGTTTCAGAACTTATCCTCGTCGCATCTGAAAAGTCTGTAAACAAAGCTATTAAGTTTAAATCCCAAAACTATAAAGTTGTAAGTATTGAAAGTGCAATTTCTAAAAAACCCGATATTGCAATTTTTTCTGCGGGAACTTTCATATCACTAAAATATGCTGAATTATTTGCAGGAAAAGGAGCTTATGTAATTGATAATTCATCGGCATGGAGAATGGACTCAACAAAAAAGTTAATAATTCCTGAAATAAATGCCCGAGTTCTCACAAAAGAAGATAAAATTATTGCAAACCCCAACTGCTCAACAATTCAAATGTTAATGGTTTTGGCTCCGTTGCACAAAAAATATAATATTAAAAGAGTTATTGTTTCAACTTACCAATCTGTTACCGGAACAGGAGTAAAAGCTGTAAAACAATTACTGAATGAAGAAAAAAATATAGTCGGAGAAAAGGCATACCCTCACCAAATTTATAAAAACTGTTTACCGCATTGCGACGATTTTACGAAAAATGATTACACTAAAGAAGAAATGAAGTTGGTAAATGAAACACACAAAATTTTAGATAAAAATATTAAACTGACGGCAACAGCGGTAAGAGTTCCTGTTGTCGGAGGCCACTCTGAATCTGTCAACATTGAATTTAAAGAAGACTTCGACACTGCAGAAATAAAAACATTACTTAGCAACACAAAAGGGGTTGTGGTTCAAGACGATACACCAAACAATATTTATCCAATGCCTATAAACTCAACGGGCAAAAATGATGTTTTTGTTGGTAGAATACGAAGAGATTATTCAAATCCCAACAGTTTAAATTTATGGATAGTTGCTGACAATTTACGAAAAGGTGCTGCTACAAATGCGATTCAAATTGCAGAATACATTAATATTAATTTTTTGAAAAAATGAAAGTTGTAATTCAAAGGGTAAGCGGAAGTTTTGTCAGTATCGGCGGAGAAGTTAAATCTCATATAGGAAAAGGCTTGATGATACTTGCCGGCTTTGAAAATAAAGATAACGATGAAGACATTATGTGGACGAGCAAGAAAATTTGTTCCCTTCGTATATTTGATGATAACGAGGGGGTTATGAATCTTTCGCTTGAAGACGTGTCCGGAGAATTGCTTGTAATAAGCCAATTTACGCTTCATGCAAAAACGAGAAAAGGAAACAGGCCCTCTTACATTAAAGCCGCAAAACCGGACATTTCAATTCCGTTATACAATAAATTTGTAAAACAACTTGAAGAAGACAGCAAAACAGAAGTAAAAACCGGAGAGTTCGGTGCCGAGATGCAAGTTTCTTTAATTAATGACGGTCCGGTAACGATTATTATTGACAGCAAAAACAAAGAATAGAAATATTGTGTTTTCAAACAAGAAACTTTTAAGCCCGTTTTTCATATAGTTTTATTACATTGCACCACTTATTTTAAACAAAAAGAACATGAAGAAAATTTTTATTTTAGGCATTATTGCCACATTTTTTTTAGCATCTTGTTGCGAAGAAAAAAAAGTTGAAGAAGTAATAATTGAAAACACAACAGATACTTTATTAAACTCCGAACATCTGACAATGGCAACGCTTTGGTTTCAAAAATCAGCCGAAGTGCAGGCAATTTTTTATCAAAACTTTAACCTCGCAAAATTAATGCTGGATGAAACAACAAAAGGCAAGGTTTTTAAAAAATTGAAAAAATCAAAACCTTTGGCAGTAATAACGGACATTGACGAAACAATTTTAGACAACAGTCCCTATAATGCAAATTTGATAATTAACGGAACCTCCTACAATAAAGAAAACTGGGCTGCGTGGGTAAATGAAAAAAGAGCAAAAGCTCTTCCCGGAGCGGTTGATTTTTGTAATTATGCAAAAGATAAAGGAGTTGAAGTTTTTTATGTTTCAAACAGAAGTGCCGATCAAACTGATGCAACAATAGAAAACATGAAAAATGAAGGTTTTCCGTTTGCAGATAAAGAGCATATGTACCTAAAAACAAAAACATCAGATAAAACAGCCAGAAGAAACAAAATTCTTGAAAATTATGATGTGGTTTTATTGTTGGGAGACAACTTGAGGGATTTTGATGAGGTTTTTGGCGGAAGGGGTGAAGATTCCGGATTTACGGCAACAGCCGAAAATAAAGACAAGTTCGGAGCAAAATTTATCGTTTTCCCTAATCCGATGTACGGAGAATGGGAAAAGGGATTTTACAACGGAGACTTCAGCAAATCGAATGACGAAAAAAGAAAGTTGAGACGAGGTGCCCTAAATAGATAACGGCGTTTTTCAAAATGTTTCTTTTTTGTGAGAAACTATGAATGAACCGGGTTGTTTTAAGGTCAAGGTTTTATGTGTTTAAGGCTCTCTCAGCTTTTTATTAAGGCAGCATAAACTCAAATTCTGAGACACCGTAAATCCCAAAATATCCTAATGCCCCGTTATTAAAGTTTCCTTTCGGATTATAAGGTGTTGCAGAACTCGGACCTTGTCCCTGAATGATTGCTAAGTCCATAAAATAATCAAAATACTTTTTATCAGTTGACAACAACTCTAATTTTAATAAATCCCCGCTGTACAATTCTAATACAATAACAACACCCAAAGTGTCTCCGTCGCCGACCCTGTCATCTGTTAAAATATAATCTTTTGCACTAAAGCTATTGTTTACATAAGCCTTCAAACGATAGTAATTATCAACACCTAACGAGTCTTTCCAAAGAGTCATAATTTGAAAGTATTGTGTTGTGTCGTTTTGTTGTCCGCCTCCGGGGGGAATGAAAGGTGCCGGAATTATATTTGCTATTTCCGCAGAATACGGTGTTTTAGTTGTGGCCTCATATACTTTTCCGTCAATTGTTATGCTCAATTGAAACTCGTCATTTGTAATTGTTTCTATGTTTTCTGAAAAATATATACCGTCTTCTGTTTCGGGAATACTATACGATATTTCATCATTCTTCTTCAAAACAACCTCTGCCTCGCTGATTTTTTCAAAGTCGCCTGTTTCATAAAAGTCGTTGCTCATTGTAATGTCTACTTTAAAAGTGCTGTCACTTGCGTTTAAAACAGCCTCAATAACAACTCTGGGTTCTGTATTTTTTAATTTCAAATCTATAATCTCGGTACAAGAACCAAAAAAAAGAACAGCAATAACTGTATATGTAATAACAGGTTTTACCATTTTTGATACTATTAATTAAAGTTTAAAATCGGAAATTCCAAGAAACAGACGGAACTATACCAAACAAAGCCATTCGTTCTGCCTCCGGATTTCCGGTTTCTTTGTTTTCTTGAAATGTTATTGAATATGCATTTTTTCTGTTATATACGTTATATACTGAAACATTTAAATCATTATAAAAATTTGTTGTTTTTTTTAAAACAAAAGTTACGCCGAGATCCAAACGATGATAATTCGGCATTCTGTCTCCGTTTCTTTCTGTGTAAATATTTACGATTACACCGTCTATTTCCATTTTTCCTGCAGGAAAAGTAACAGCATCCCCCGTATAATATATCCAAGTTCCCGAAGCTGTTATTTTTGCTGTTATTTTATAACTCGCAACAAAAGAAAGGTCGTGAGTTCTGTCTTGCCTTGCCGAGAACCAGTTTCCGTTATAAATATCATCAAACTGTCTTTCTGATTTTAATAAGGTATAGCTTGCCCAGCCTGTTAATTTTCCTATGTTTTTCCTCAATAAAAACTCTGACCCGTATGCTTTTCCCCTTCCGAAAACCAGCTCTGCTTCAACATCTGGATTTCCGAAAGCATCTGCTCCGTCTTCAAAATCAACCTGATTAATTAAATTTTTATAAAACCCCTCTACACTAAATTCAAACATATTATTTTTGAAATTTTTGAAATATCCGACGGCAAATTGATCGGCAGTTTCCGGTCTTATTAACGGTGTGCTCGGCATCCACATATCTGTAGGAGACCCGGATGTTGAATTAGACAGTAAATGTAAATATTGGCTCGTTCTGTTATAAGAAGCTTTCAGAGAACTTATCTTATTAAGCATTAATGTTGTGTTTATTCGCGGTTCAAGGCAAAAATAAGTATTGTAAAATTCATTTTTTTTGTAAGCGGTTGAATCAATAATGTCATTTTCTTCATTGTATTCTTTTATAACATACGGACCGACATTGTTGAACATTGATGCACGAATACCGTACTCTATTGAAAAAAGCC is from Bacteroidales bacterium and encodes:
- a CDS encoding insulinase family protein; translation: MKKIKLTIFILFIGLLSFSQKTNDFGGRLPLDEKVVYGTLPNGMKYYIRHNEVPKNRAEYYIVHNVGAVLENKDQNGLAHFTEHMAFNGTKNFPQKGILNFMELNGVAFGHNVNAFTSHDVTAYMLSKVPTTRSGIIDTSLLVLHDWSSFISMEDEEIDAERGVIREEWRTGRNADRRLRKKTAEVLYSGTKYVEHDVIGRIEVIDNHKYETIKSFYHDWYRPDLQALIIVGDIDPSDIEKRIKKIFADIPKRESPKKRYYIEIPNNKEPLIKVATDPEASRTMVQLIYKHDIVQPKDKNSNYYRSLQTKSLYQIMFNNRLNELTQSEHPPFIYAYNFYGDIVRKKAAYYSLGMAKPNEIHLTLATLLTENKRLKKYGFTKPELERAKAEYLIKTKKQFNERDKTNSGDYVWQYFSHFLNNEPAPGIEYDFEFTKKTLPNIKLEEVNLLAQKWITEDNMVITVTGPEIEGKELFSEQEIKEIIQKIKSRPVEKYEETVSDEPLIKNIPKPTKVISNKTKNGVTEIKYKNGVTVVIKPTDFKDDEILMTAFSFGGYSLVDDNDVPSAIMANNIIPMGGVGEFSNIELNKKLAGKIVRVSPFIDENDEGFTGNSTPADFETMLQLTYLYFTSPRKDKTAYSAFMQRMNAWLENKNLDPNSRFKDTISVTMANNHKRVIPFNKEMLSKVDYEKLFSIYQDRFKDANDFVFIFVGNIDIEKTKPIIDSYIGSLPSSGRIETYKDNNIRYPKGIVKKELNPKLEVDKSTVFVDYSGEYKYTPENNMNLSALKYILSLRYIETIREKEGGSYGVRVSKVSNHFPYGNYQLKMKFDCAPEKSKYLTSIIYREIEKIKKDGPTEADVKKTIEYFKKTREEQLRENNFWKSALLHEYYHGYSLADKANFDKLLGKLNVKSIKKTANNFLNEDNIVQIVMMPKE
- a CDS encoding lamin tail domain-containing protein, which gives rise to MKNIFLLFLLLLSVTLFSQVADDFENGNLNGWAENVTGHWAASTDTPINGVYSLKHNLSSVAGISYVTTPFSGITIGNGETVWQFNFKNGAWNPSGSNYFGVYLFADNSDLTSSLNGYVVGVNMSGTDDILSLWKVTNGVFSVLIQTPYVWPTSATIGIKVTRTASGGWELFYDETGGFDNLLSGGTATDNTHINAFYTGPFFEYTLTRAGGFWFDDFSIVGPPDTEAPQVTSINAVSNNTILVEFNEGLLQTTAENISNYSVDGGIDSPTGAVLSTTDNKQVELTFSGTFVDNNEYTLTVNNVEDLNGNATTNSIGAFIYYQIAAINIFPVSATELDVTFNKVVDVASAETLLNYSVNNGIGSPASAFVDGTNGKLVHLSFTTSFQVDLAYTLTVNSVQDTYGNIINPTNLSFSFHETLPYDIVINEIMCDVNPAPAALPALEYLELYNHTPYDIDLSGWTIEIEGYTVKSFPDSIIPAGSYAIICRPGFESDFSPYGMPVGITSFDLTTSGKRIVIRDNNNTVIEDITYSKEWYDDDEKDGGGYSIERIDPFNFCGEDDNWTATKDVWGGTPGRQNSVFGDNPDNIAPELVNVQVLSSNYLLLEFDDNISYESGGDTLNFSINNGIENPTIAFVDGEDRTRVHLFFNTQFTSEIENTLLVEGIKDNCGNTIQATGFNFTYFLIYPVDLWTQDENKLKIKFSETVGLPDGTNVLNYFADKGVGSPEFITRDNVDTSVVYMFFTNAFPQGEDITLNISGVKDINGNTMVTANMMFSYYTPQKDDIAINEVLFYPNTGGNDFVELYNRSEKRIDLINIQIATYDKDITDSIISISPLSETNLYFEPGTYLAFTESKEGVSSFYMSQDQENIIEIPDIPTLPSDFGTVLVLYKNDTIIDRFDYNEDMHFSLLDSEKGVSLERVNYDKPTQDISNWHSASEYVGFATPAYKNSQYSEDVNPGENPVTAEPYIFSPDNDGFEDYANINYKFESPGYVATVIIFDANGRQVRQLANNLLLSTEGTIVWDGLYDNGRLAPSGTYLIYFKVFNLDGNIRAYKIPVVSTRRL
- a CDS encoding aspartate-semialdehyde dehydrogenase, producing the protein MKIAIIGITGMVGQAMLEVLKERNFPVSELILVASEKSVNKAIKFKSQNYKVVSIESAISKKPDIAIFSAGTFISLKYAELFAGKGAYVIDNSSAWRMDSTKKLIIPEINARVLTKEDKIIANPNCSTIQMLMVLAPLHKKYNIKRVIVSTYQSVTGTGVKAVKQLLNEEKNIVGEKAYPHQIYKNCLPHCDDFTKNDYTKEEMKLVNETHKILDKNIKLTATAVRVPVVGGHSESVNIEFKEDFDTAEIKTLLSNTKGVVVQDDTPNNIYPMPINSTGKNDVFVGRIRRDYSNPNSLNLWIVADNLRKGAATNAIQIAEYININFLKK
- the dtd gene encoding D-aminoacyl-tRNA deacylase; the encoded protein is MKVVIQRVSGSFVSIGGEVKSHIGKGLMILAGFENKDNDEDIMWTSKKICSLRIFDDNEGVMNLSLEDVSGELLVISQFTLHAKTRKGNRPSYIKAAKPDISIPLYNKFVKQLEEDSKTEVKTGEFGAEMQVSLINDGPVTIIIDSKNKE
- a CDS encoding 5'-nucleotidase, lipoprotein e(P4) family encodes the protein MKKIFILGIIATFFLASCCEEKKVEEVIIENTTDTLLNSEHLTMATLWFQKSAEVQAIFYQNFNLAKLMLDETTKGKVFKKLKKSKPLAVITDIDETILDNSPYNANLIINGTSYNKENWAAWVNEKRAKALPGAVDFCNYAKDKGVEVFYVSNRSADQTDATIENMKNEGFPFADKEHMYLKTKTSDKTARRNKILENYDVVLLLGDNLRDFDEVFGGRGEDSGFTATAENKDKFGAKFIVFPNPMYGEWEKGFYNGDFSKSNDEKRKLRRGALNR
- a CDS encoding DUF4249 domain-containing protein, with product MVKPVITYTVIAVLFFGSCTEIIDLKLKNTEPRVVIEAVLNASDSTFKVDITMSNDFYETGDFEKISEAEVVLKKNDEISYSIPETEDGIYFSENIETITNDEFQLSITIDGKVYEATTKTPYSAEIANIIPAPFIPPGGGQQNDTTQYFQIMTLWKDSLGVDNYYRLKAYVNNSFSAKDYILTDDRVGDGDTLGVVIVLELYSGDLLKLELLSTDKKYFDYFMDLAIIQGQGPSSATPYNPKGNFNNGALGYFGIYGVSEFEFMLP